The following coding sequences are from one Novipirellula caenicola window:
- a CDS encoding type I polyketide synthase, whose product MDKQLAARLAKLTPAQRELLQNRLGSRPPTPVDDSNAIAIIGMGCRMPGADSPDAFWDLIQHQRESVGPVPPSRWDRDQYYDPSGRTPGKMSVDAMGAVSNVDMFDPAFFGIAPREASRMDPQQRLLLEVAWETIEDAGVPIERLSSTQTGVFIGIGGTDYSKIPARYPDYFEQIDAHMGTGNALSIAAGRISYLFDLQGPSFIVDTACSSALVAVHSAVISLLRGESDAAIAGGVNLILSPETTIAFSKARMLSPDGRCRSFDENANGYVRGEGCGLILLKRAADAIRDGDRILAMIRGSAVNQDGRTSGITAPSGSAQQRVIREAMKAAGVSVDDLTYIEAHGTGTPLGDPIELMALAETFAARNDNLPPLHIGSVKANIGHTETVSGIAGLIKVLKMCQHEWIAGQANFDKLNPNAKLDPKRLKIATENQAWIPSKHGRFLAGVSSFGFGGTNAHVILEKASQDTTANQEPSRVPPCFFLPLSTRSDDAIPMAARQAWDRLCDPAMTDAMQTHNLCGSYAKYRSTLTHRAVAFGETQSELCKGLQRLAEGVATKQVVSGRPVHGRRPRIALLFTGQGSQYAGMASGLISTLPSFQSSLESCAAILDPVLDLSLVELLCDDVPSRSLDDTAMAQPAITAVQIALVDSLADVGIVPHVVAGHSIGEIAALYAAKALSKEQALMLAAHRGRHMGDLPACGTMTAVLAAASQVQNWIDELQSEAVIAAINGDQNTVIAGTHHAVQQIVSKAEAAGTVCRPLKVSHAFHSPLMQDATDPLRASLLQWVGDVKLPPYITFVSSVTGTVHEGSISVDYWIDHLLNPVRFHDVMNELATQNIDLAIEIGPRPQLTGMIRRSLKTDDGEPLLRTVDTLHPDDHDYTNWIRAVATAWCVGAPVDFGVIDRIYPSRRVPLPTYPFVRQRCWHSPPALESGIGGQSIHPILGTRQRLASGGMLFISHLAVNKPGYLSEHVVAESVTVPAAAWIDALGIAAKELFGELSFELFEITIHRALFLHKDQAVEIQTTADPIQSGQSQIQIHSRPQGSDSEWTLSATCRVKKSGGTILAALKRLNPAEATLVDRAAFYESLAESGLRYGELFQPLRSILTQDAVASAGLEIDTSLVSEAKRSMVHPTLLDGALQLIATTMPESIRESADPPTFLPVGVDRVVTQDGNEIVSAVVRRHPNTTDQWNEVVADVQLLDRDDRICVSLQGVRCKRLQKDHARYQIDPHQWIYESVWNPVSVKNPQANAHPIAPAIRHFGSANYQTLIPATWEQNSQQEHWLWTQPRTHDDVEASVCELLEFIQSAVRQPKTPLVSLVLQRAFSINGDDNLPASAALAAMARVAANEYPALQIRVLDVTKCDAASTEPVMAWLARQSDETELAFRKNQFLSPRLHPSPRSFSKASAESQLPIPLSGSYRIRLDGTNRTEGLWVERMAMPTPKPDEVVISVDAVGLNFSDVLKAMGLYPGISDDVVPLGIEASGTVTAIGDQVQSVAVGDKVMGVVPYGFASDAATKEYLVTQVPPGISPQEAASIPVAYMTAHYALRNIGRLAAGESVLIHAAAGGVGLAAIEVAQSVGATVFATAGSKLKRRLLSMLGIDPQNIFDSRDIDSLHAIGARTNGRGVDVVLNSLPGEWINRSLELLAAHGRFLEIGKTDIYQNRQLGLLPFQDNLTYSAIDLDRLFRHRPNEVRTLFAEVAEQFAKGIYQPKPITTFALSDLPASLRFMSARRNIGKIVVSPEKSSCVASRDHVTADGSYLISGGSGAIAAGVTRRLIQRGATKVVLLARRSATEPVDALIAWAKENGAECHYLQCDCTNQDELVAALQRLPESMRPIVGVIHTAGLLDDSLLHEMTPESVARVLRPKVDGAIALAKATEDQPLTMFNMLGSVASVFGSPGQANYAAANGFLDAFASSRRKQGLPANVVHWGPWSSAGMADDPTRLKNLASRGLRPLRFDAALDLLIDAGNPACPQSRVVVDANWHQMFSTIPESSVPSVLRSLHSANGQPQSEVVSAKDDALLMELRLLDHDARCERLEVYFSEQLGKIMSLDPTSFDRSESLGSLGLDSLMAIELKNTIEAKLAIVIPISHFMDEPSIATLAKIAAEIIVDDAAEADLEQASSVASQ is encoded by the coding sequence ATGGACAAACAACTTGCGGCACGACTGGCCAAATTGACTCCTGCGCAACGCGAGTTGCTACAGAACCGGCTCGGATCGCGGCCACCAACGCCGGTTGATGACTCCAACGCGATTGCGATCATCGGCATGGGATGCCGGATGCCCGGCGCGGATTCGCCTGATGCGTTCTGGGACCTGATCCAACATCAACGAGAGAGTGTCGGTCCGGTGCCGCCAAGTCGATGGGACCGCGATCAATATTATGATCCCAGCGGCCGCACCCCTGGGAAAATGTCCGTGGACGCGATGGGGGCGGTTTCGAACGTCGACATGTTCGACCCTGCTTTTTTTGGGATCGCACCGCGTGAAGCCTCCCGAATGGATCCCCAACAACGACTGTTGCTCGAAGTCGCCTGGGAAACAATCGAAGACGCTGGGGTTCCTATCGAACGTCTCTCGAGTACACAAACCGGTGTATTTATCGGCATTGGCGGTACCGATTATTCCAAAATCCCGGCCCGCTACCCTGATTACTTCGAACAGATCGACGCCCACATGGGAACGGGCAACGCGCTTAGTATCGCGGCGGGCCGGATCTCGTATCTGTTTGATTTACAAGGCCCATCGTTTATCGTGGACACCGCGTGTTCCTCTGCGTTGGTTGCAGTCCACTCGGCAGTCATCTCGCTGTTGCGAGGGGAAAGCGATGCGGCCATTGCCGGCGGCGTGAATTTGATCCTTTCGCCGGAAACCACGATCGCCTTTAGCAAGGCGAGAATGCTAAGCCCCGATGGTCGCTGCCGTTCGTTCGACGAGAATGCTAACGGTTACGTCCGAGGCGAAGGTTGTGGTTTGATCTTGCTCAAACGTGCCGCCGATGCCATTCGCGATGGCGATCGAATCTTGGCCATGATCCGCGGCAGTGCGGTGAATCAAGACGGACGAACCAGCGGGATTACGGCACCGAGCGGATCGGCTCAGCAGCGCGTCATCCGCGAAGCGATGAAGGCGGCTGGAGTCTCGGTTGACGATTTGACCTACATCGAAGCGCATGGCACCGGCACCCCGCTTGGTGATCCGATCGAGTTGATGGCGTTGGCGGAAACGTTTGCCGCGAGAAACGACAACCTTCCGCCGCTTCACATCGGCAGCGTGAAAGCGAACATTGGGCACACCGAAACGGTCTCTGGCATCGCCGGTTTGATCAAGGTGTTGAAAATGTGTCAACATGAATGGATCGCGGGGCAAGCCAATTTCGACAAACTGAATCCCAACGCAAAACTGGATCCAAAACGGCTCAAGATTGCCACGGAAAATCAAGCTTGGATCCCCAGCAAACACGGTCGCTTTCTGGCGGGCGTTAGTTCATTTGGGTTCGGAGGCACCAACGCACATGTGATTCTAGAAAAGGCATCGCAGGACACGACGGCCAACCAAGAACCCTCGCGCGTACCGCCATGTTTTTTCCTGCCACTGTCGACTCGTAGCGACGACGCGATCCCGATGGCGGCTCGGCAAGCTTGGGATCGATTGTGCGACCCCGCGATGACCGATGCGATGCAAACGCACAACTTGTGTGGTTCCTACGCAAAATACCGCAGCACGTTAACGCACCGCGCCGTCGCGTTCGGTGAAACCCAATCGGAACTTTGCAAAGGATTACAGCGGCTTGCCGAGGGCGTTGCGACCAAACAAGTGGTCAGCGGGCGACCGGTGCATGGTCGTCGGCCACGAATCGCGTTGCTGTTTACCGGCCAAGGGTCTCAATACGCGGGAATGGCCTCGGGACTTATCTCGACGTTGCCAAGTTTCCAATCATCGCTTGAATCATGCGCTGCGATTCTCGACCCCGTGCTGGATTTGTCCCTTGTGGAACTGCTCTGTGACGACGTGCCGTCCCGTTCGCTCGACGACACCGCGATGGCCCAGCCCGCGATCACAGCGGTGCAAATTGCCTTGGTCGATTCGCTCGCCGACGTGGGGATCGTGCCCCATGTGGTCGCAGGCCATAGCATCGGCGAGATCGCTGCGTTGTATGCCGCCAAAGCGTTAAGCAAAGAACAAGCTCTGATGCTCGCTGCCCATCGCGGACGCCATATGGGCGACCTTCCCGCATGCGGCACGATGACCGCGGTGTTAGCTGCGGCGTCACAGGTTCAAAACTGGATCGACGAATTGCAATCCGAAGCGGTGATTGCCGCAATCAATGGTGATCAAAACACGGTCATCGCGGGCACCCATCACGCAGTCCAGCAGATTGTCTCGAAAGCCGAGGCGGCGGGAACGGTATGTCGTCCGCTGAAGGTCTCGCACGCCTTCCATTCACCGCTGATGCAAGATGCGACTGACCCGCTGCGGGCGAGTCTGTTGCAGTGGGTTGGCGACGTTAAATTGCCGCCGTACATCACCTTTGTCTCTTCGGTCACCGGGACCGTTCACGAGGGCTCGATCAGCGTCGACTACTGGATCGATCACTTATTGAACCCGGTGCGTTTTCACGACGTGATGAACGAACTAGCCACCCAGAACATTGACCTGGCGATCGAAATAGGACCGCGGCCTCAATTGACGGGAATGATTCGTCGTTCGCTGAAAACTGACGATGGCGAACCGCTGCTCCGCACCGTCGACACGTTGCACCCAGACGATCACGATTACACCAATTGGATTCGCGCGGTCGCCACCGCATGGTGCGTAGGGGCCCCAGTCGATTTCGGCGTTATCGATCGTATCTATCCGTCACGCCGCGTGCCGCTGCCGACCTACCCGTTTGTACGTCAACGTTGCTGGCATTCCCCTCCCGCCTTGGAATCGGGGATCGGCGGTCAAAGCATCCATCCGATCTTGGGGACGCGTCAGCGGTTGGCGTCCGGTGGCATGCTGTTCATTTCCCATCTCGCGGTCAACAAGCCTGGCTACCTTTCCGAACACGTCGTTGCTGAATCGGTGACCGTCCCTGCGGCGGCCTGGATTGATGCGTTGGGAATAGCCGCCAAGGAATTGTTCGGCGAGTTATCTTTCGAGCTGTTTGAAATCACCATCCATCGGGCTTTGTTTCTGCACAAGGACCAAGCCGTGGAAATTCAAACCACGGCCGATCCGATCCAGAGCGGACAATCTCAAATCCAAATCCACTCGCGGCCGCAAGGCTCTGATTCAGAGTGGACGTTATCGGCCACCTGCCGAGTGAAAAAGTCGGGCGGAACGATACTGGCAGCTTTGAAACGTCTCAACCCCGCAGAAGCAACATTGGTCGATCGAGCCGCGTTCTACGAATCGCTCGCCGAGTCGGGACTTCGCTACGGCGAATTGTTTCAACCGCTACGATCGATCCTGACTCAAGACGCCGTCGCAAGTGCCGGGCTGGAAATTGACACCAGCTTGGTCAGCGAAGCCAAACGTTCGATGGTCCACCCCACCTTGCTCGACGGCGCCTTGCAACTGATTGCCACCACCATGCCGGAGTCGATTCGGGAATCGGCCGATCCTCCTACCTTTCTGCCGGTTGGCGTCGACCGGGTTGTGACTCAGGATGGAAATGAAATCGTCTCGGCCGTCGTGCGTCGCCACCCGAACACGACCGATCAATGGAACGAAGTCGTTGCCGATGTCCAATTGCTCGACCGTGACGACCGCATTTGTGTGTCGTTACAAGGCGTGCGATGCAAGCGACTGCAAAAAGACCACGCCCGTTACCAAATCGATCCGCACCAATGGATTTATGAATCCGTCTGGAACCCCGTATCGGTCAAGAATCCGCAAGCCAACGCTCACCCAATCGCACCTGCGATCCGCCATTTTGGATCGGCGAATTACCAAACGCTGATCCCTGCGACGTGGGAACAAAATTCGCAACAAGAACACTGGCTGTGGACTCAGCCGCGCACGCATGACGATGTCGAAGCGAGCGTTTGCGAATTATTGGAATTCATTCAATCGGCAGTTCGCCAACCCAAGACGCCACTGGTTTCGTTGGTATTACAGCGTGCATTTTCGATCAACGGTGATGACAACCTCCCGGCGTCAGCGGCACTTGCGGCGATGGCCCGCGTTGCAGCCAACGAATACCCGGCCTTGCAAATCCGAGTGCTCGATGTCACGAAGTGCGATGCCGCTAGCACCGAACCGGTGATGGCTTGGCTGGCTCGGCAATCGGATGAAACCGAGCTCGCCTTTCGCAAAAACCAATTTTTGTCGCCACGTTTGCATCCGTCACCACGTTCATTCTCGAAGGCCTCCGCCGAATCGCAATTGCCAATTCCACTGAGCGGCAGCTATCGCATTCGACTTGATGGAACCAATCGAACCGAAGGGTTGTGGGTCGAGCGAATGGCGATGCCGACGCCGAAACCGGACGAAGTGGTGATTTCGGTCGATGCAGTTGGCTTGAACTTTAGTGATGTGCTAAAGGCGATGGGACTGTACCCCGGAATCTCGGATGACGTGGTTCCGTTGGGGATCGAAGCAAGCGGCACGGTGACGGCGATTGGCGATCAAGTGCAATCGGTTGCCGTGGGCGACAAAGTGATGGGAGTGGTCCCCTATGGTTTTGCCTCGGATGCCGCGACCAAAGAATACTTGGTCACCCAAGTTCCACCGGGAATCAGCCCGCAAGAGGCAGCGAGCATCCCGGTCGCCTACATGACGGCACATTATGCCCTGCGAAACATCGGCCGGTTGGCTGCGGGCGAATCGGTTTTGATCCATGCGGCCGCAGGCGGCGTCGGTTTAGCGGCCATCGAGGTCGCACAAAGTGTCGGAGCGACCGTATTCGCCACGGCGGGCAGCAAGCTGAAACGGCGTTTGTTGTCGATGTTGGGCATCGACCCGCAAAACATTTTTGACAGCCGGGATATCGATTCGCTGCATGCCATCGGAGCTCGCACCAATGGCCGCGGTGTGGATGTGGTTCTGAATTCGTTACCAGGCGAATGGATCAACCGGTCGTTGGAATTGTTGGCGGCACATGGCCGATTCTTAGAGATCGGCAAAACCGATATCTATCAAAACCGGCAACTCGGTTTGTTGCCGTTCCAGGACAATCTGACCTATTCGGCGATTGATTTGGATCGGCTGTTCCGGCATCGTCCCAATGAAGTGCGGACGTTGTTTGCCGAAGTCGCCGAGCAATTCGCCAAGGGCATCTATCAACCCAAACCGATTACCACGTTTGCGTTATCGGATCTGCCAGCATCGCTACGATTCATGAGTGCGAGGCGAAACATCGGCAAGATTGTCGTATCGCCTGAAAAGAGTTCCTGCGTTGCCTCGCGTGATCACGTCACCGCCGACGGATCGTATTTGATCTCGGGTGGTAGCGGCGCGATCGCTGCGGGCGTGACCCGGCGATTGATCCAACGTGGTGCAACCAAGGTCGTCTTGCTTGCGCGCCGCAGCGCGACGGAACCCGTCGACGCATTGATCGCGTGGGCCAAAGAAAACGGTGCGGAATGTCACTATCTGCAATGTGACTGCACGAATCAGGACGAATTGGTCGCCGCGTTACAGCGATTGCCTGAATCAATGCGACCGATTGTGGGCGTGATTCACACTGCCGGGCTTTTGGACGACAGCCTGCTACACGAGATGACACCTGAATCGGTGGCCCGTGTGCTACGCCCCAAAGTGGACGGAGCGATTGCGTTGGCCAAGGCCACCGAGGACCAACCGCTAACGATGTTCAACATGCTCGGGTCGGTGGCTTCGGTATTCGGGTCGCCGGGGCAAGCGAACTATGCCGCTGCGAACGGATTTCTCGATGCATTTGCGTCATCGCGACGCAAACAAGGATTGCCTGCGAACGTGGTCCACTGGGGGCCTTGGAGTTCGGCTGGCATGGCGGACGATCCGACGCGACTAAAGAACCTGGCCTCGCGTGGCCTGCGTCCGCTGCGATTTGATGCGGCGTTGGATTTGCTGATCGATGCCGGCAATCCAGCCTGCCCACAATCGCGAGTGGTGGTCGATGCCAATTGGCACCAAATGTTCTCTACCATTCCCGAATCGTCCGTCCCCTCGGTATTGCGATCGTTGCACTCGGCAAACGGCCAACCTCAATCCGAAGTCGTTTCGGCCAAAGACGACGCCTTGCTGATGGAATTGCGTTTGCTCGATCACGACGCGCGATGCGAACGGCTCGAAGTCTACTTTAGCGAGCAACTCGGAAAGATCATGTCGTTGGACCCGACCTCGTTTGATCGATCCGAATCACTGGGTTCGCTTGGCCTTGATTCGCTGATGGCCATCGAACTGAAAAACACAATCGAGGCCAAATTAGCGATCGTGATCCCGATCAGCCATTTCATGGACGAACCCAGCATTGCGACATTGGCAAAGATTGCGGCCGAAATCATCGTCGACGATGCAGCGGAAGCGGATCTCGAGCAAGCATCGTCGGTCGCTTCGCAGTAG
- a CDS encoding TadE/TadG family type IV pilus assembly protein — protein MGVTESQRVAEPRSNRGGSRSSAIDRRSMRWGTVSVEFAFVAIPMFILLFAAIELGRGMMTVQALEEAARSGCRVAVLRGSNEKDVKAEVKQLTDAMGISKLSIEIEPATLETTPQWDPVTVRVTANFADMSWLPVPRHFSGMSYTAACVLPREGELVQ, from the coding sequence ATGGGTGTTACCGAATCACAACGCGTCGCCGAGCCTCGCAGCAACCGTGGCGGTAGCCGCTCTTCTGCCATCGATCGCCGATCCATGCGATGGGGGACCGTCAGCGTCGAATTTGCCTTTGTCGCGATCCCAATGTTTATCCTGCTGTTTGCAGCCATCGAACTGGGGCGTGGGATGATGACCGTTCAAGCGCTAGAGGAGGCAGCTCGATCGGGTTGCCGAGTCGCAGTGCTAAGAGGAAGTAACGAAAAGGATGTCAAAGCGGAAGTCAAACAATTGACCGACGCAATGGGAATCTCAAAACTCAGCATCGAGATCGAGCCCGCTACGCTGGAAACGACGCCGCAGTGGGATCCCGTCACGGTACGTGTGACTGCGAACTTTGCCGACATGAGCTGGTTGCCAGTCCCACGTCATTTTAGCGGGATGAGCTACACCGCCGCTTGTGTCTTGCCTCGTGAAGGCGAACTCGTTCAATAG
- a CDS encoding pilus assembly protein TadG-related protein, with protein MPRIAFSTSSKRHGGTIVLFAVLMVVIVGMAAFAVDIGRMQLVRSQLQSAVDAGAIAGGLHLKNNPGDIQGAKAVAESFIAKNKVGFVANVPPDTIALETGTWDPNSETFTASNTSASAIRVHAVQDKEPFFFAGIFGQSSFSIPRHAIASSPGIPLDIVMVLDLSGSMSSDGRIEALQQASPEFVTMMELSLKEDRIGVMGYGVQKGSYDPKKEGHTGILYTATPSSLYPDPYDTSTDWVGVLEAPMTNDFSSLKNDILSSGSLQADKYGGGTPIGAAVRDGAHYLYVNHRKHDSHGNKVKMLMVVMSDGYANKPENDPDQYAISMANYAESLGIEIHTISLGDDADVALMTAIANVTGGKHFAATGSGSELTSTLKQAYRNIVGTINRTVLVQ; from the coding sequence ATGCCACGAATTGCCTTCTCCACTTCGTCAAAACGGCACGGAGGCACGATCGTGTTGTTCGCCGTTTTGATGGTCGTCATTGTCGGCATGGCAGCCTTTGCGGTGGACATCGGCCGGATGCAATTGGTCCGCAGCCAATTACAGTCCGCAGTGGACGCAGGAGCGATCGCCGGAGGACTGCATCTGAAAAACAACCCCGGTGACATTCAAGGTGCCAAGGCGGTAGCAGAAAGTTTTATTGCCAAGAATAAAGTGGGGTTTGTCGCCAATGTTCCGCCCGACACGATCGCTTTAGAAACCGGCACGTGGGATCCCAACAGCGAAACGTTCACGGCATCGAACACCAGTGCCAGTGCGATTCGAGTGCACGCGGTTCAAGACAAGGAACCGTTCTTTTTCGCGGGAATCTTTGGCCAATCCTCCTTTTCGATTCCACGCCATGCCATTGCATCGTCACCCGGTATCCCGCTGGATATCGTCATGGTGCTCGATTTATCGGGATCAATGAGTTCCGATGGACGGATCGAAGCCCTGCAACAAGCTTCGCCGGAATTTGTGACAATGATGGAGTTGTCGCTCAAAGAAGATCGCATCGGCGTGATGGGGTACGGCGTCCAAAAAGGCAGCTACGACCCAAAGAAAGAGGGACACACCGGAATCCTGTATACCGCCACGCCGTCCAGTTTGTATCCAGATCCGTATGACACTTCCACCGATTGGGTCGGCGTCCTGGAAGCTCCGATGACAAACGACTTCTCATCTTTGAAGAACGACATATTGTCAAGCGGTTCCTTGCAGGCCGACAAGTACGGCGGAGGAACTCCGATCGGTGCCGCCGTTCGCGACGGAGCACATTACCTATACGTCAATCATCGCAAACACGACAGCCACGGCAACAAGGTCAAAATGTTGATGGTGGTGATGAGCGACGGCTATGCCAATAAGCCCGAAAACGATCCCGACCAATACGCAATTTCGATGGCAAACTATGCCGAAAGCCTGGGAATCGAAATTCACACCATTAGCTTGGGAGATGACGCGGATGTTGCGTTGATGACCGCGATTGCGAACGTAACCGGCGGTAAACATTTTGCGGCGACAGGCAGTGGAAGCGAACTGACCAGCACGCTGAAACAGGCTTACCGTAACATCGTTGGTACGATCAACCGTACCGTCTTGGTGCAATAG
- a CDS encoding TadE family protein translates to MMPFLNFESAIRGRAKSRFVGRRKSRGIAAVEFAVVLPPLLLMILVSVEVARAFAVQHSLQEACVNGCRIYALGDKTQQQASDMIQRSLNEAGISGHSIEFVPATKAEITAEMQPVTVTISVPYNQVGVGVQWMLAGSTVTASTTLPAESR, encoded by the coding sequence ATGATGCCATTTTTAAACTTCGAATCCGCTATTCGCGGTCGTGCGAAATCTCGATTCGTCGGACGACGAAAATCACGCGGGATCGCGGCGGTCGAATTTGCGGTGGTCTTGCCGCCGCTGCTGTTGATGATCCTGGTGTCGGTCGAAGTGGCTCGCGCGTTTGCCGTCCAGCACTCGCTGCAAGAAGCCTGCGTGAATGGGTGCCGCATCTACGCCCTTGGCGACAAAACACAACAGCAGGCCAGCGACATGATCCAACGGTCGCTTAACGAGGCAGGCATCTCGGGACACAGCATCGAATTTGTTCCGGCGACCAAGGCGGAAATCACGGCCGAGATGCAGCCGGTGACCGTAACCATTTCAGTGCCTTATAACCAAGTCGGAGTCGGCGTCCAGTGGATGTTGGCCGGTTCGACGGTCACCGCCAGTACGACGCTGCCAGCGGAATCACGCTAA
- a CDS encoding Gfo/Idh/MocA family oxidoreductase, protein MPTQSTLPTQTPSRRGFLKGGGMMLAGGAIAGAELGVARAAHAFGSDAIRIGLVGCGKRGTEAAIDALSTHGGEVKLVAMADVFENNLQSAYRSIKGRYASCVDLEDRRFVGLDGYKNVMASDADVLILATPPGFRPLHFEAAVQAGKHVFMEKPVATDAVGVRRVLATNQVAIEKGLSVAVGLQRRHEVRYRECVKRIQDGAIGDVVFARAYWNGAGVWVRPRTEEQTELEYQLRNWYYFNWLSGDHIVEQHVHNLDVINWLLGSHPIEAQGQGGRQLRDGIDHGQIFDHHMVEYHYASGVRMLSQCRHMKGCRTMIGEFVHGTLGSADIANAILHDSRGNVVWQSDVTPRRGQNGYSQQHVDWFAALRRGETLSEGEYGAHSTMTAIMGRMATYSGKVVCWDDAINSNIELADTAALHSLADAAPVVPDADGRYPIPVPGSKTKNV, encoded by the coding sequence ATGCCAACGCAATCCACGTTGCCGACGCAGACGCCTTCACGCCGTGGATTTTTGAAGGGCGGAGGGATGATGTTGGCTGGTGGTGCGATCGCCGGCGCCGAGCTTGGCGTCGCTCGTGCTGCCCATGCCTTCGGTAGCGATGCGATCCGAATCGGCTTGGTCGGATGTGGCAAACGAGGAACCGAAGCGGCGATCGATGCACTAAGCACCCATGGTGGTGAAGTGAAATTGGTCGCGATGGCCGACGTGTTTGAAAACAATCTGCAATCGGCCTATCGATCGATCAAAGGCAGGTACGCCTCATGCGTCGATTTAGAAGATCGTCGTTTCGTTGGATTGGATGGCTACAAGAACGTGATGGCCAGTGACGCGGACGTCCTGATCTTGGCCACGCCGCCTGGATTTCGTCCCTTGCATTTCGAGGCGGCGGTTCAGGCGGGCAAGCATGTGTTTATGGAAAAGCCGGTGGCGACCGATGCGGTCGGAGTTCGCCGAGTGCTAGCGACCAATCAAGTCGCGATTGAAAAAGGCTTGTCCGTCGCGGTGGGGCTGCAACGTCGTCACGAAGTTCGCTATCGCGAGTGCGTGAAGCGGATCCAAGACGGTGCGATTGGTGACGTGGTGTTTGCCCGGGCTTATTGGAACGGAGCCGGAGTGTGGGTGCGGCCGCGGACCGAAGAGCAAACCGAACTCGAATACCAGCTTCGCAATTGGTACTACTTCAACTGGCTCAGCGGTGACCATATCGTCGAACAACACGTTCACAATTTGGACGTGATCAATTGGTTATTGGGATCGCATCCGATCGAAGCTCAAGGCCAAGGGGGACGGCAGCTGCGTGATGGGATCGACCATGGCCAAATCTTTGATCATCACATGGTCGAGTACCATTATGCCAGCGGCGTACGGATGCTGAGCCAATGTCGGCACATGAAAGGTTGCCGGACCATGATCGGCGAATTTGTCCACGGCACTCTGGGGTCGGCTGATATTGCCAACGCGATCTTGCATGATTCGCGAGGCAACGTGGTGTGGCAAAGTGATGTCACGCCACGCCGCGGTCAAAACGGTTACTCGCAGCAGCATGTCGATTGGTTCGCCGCACTTCGTCGCGGTGAAACGCTCAGCGAAGGCGAATACGGTGCGCACAGCACGATGACGGCGATCATGGGCCGCATGGCAACCTATAGCGGCAAAGTCGTCTGCTGGGACGATGCCATCAACAGCAATATCGAATTGGCCGATACCGCGGCACTACATTCGCTCGCCGATGCCGCGCCGGTGGTGCCCGATGCGGACGGCCGCTATCCCATCCCGGTGCCGGGCAGCAAGACGAAAAACGTCTAG